The nucleotide window GGCGGGCTGGTAGCAGTGGTAGCACGGACGGTGCGGGTGATGCCGCGCGTTTTTGCTATCCTAACGGCGTGACTGTGGATGAGAGTGGAAACGTCTATGTCGCGGATACTCTTAATCAAACGATCCGAAAGATCAATCCGATGGGGACGGCTACTACCGTGGCGGGGAGTGCGGGAAATGGTGGTAGTGCGGACGGGACCGGAAGCACAGCGCGGTTTAACTCTCCTTCTGACCTGGCGGTGGATGGAAGCGGCAACCTCTATGTCGCGGATCGGAACAACCACACGATCCGGAAAATTAATTCGTCGGGAGAGGTGACAACGTTGGCGGGGAGTCCGGGAGTTACTGGCAGCCTGAATGGCACGGGGAGTACAGCCCAGTTTAATTCTCCACTTGGCGTAACCGTGGATGGCGGTGGGAACGTCTATGTCGCGGACTGGAATAACCACACAATTCGGAAGATCAGCCCGGTGGGTGTGGTCACCACGTTGGCGGGCAATCCGGGGGTCATTGGCACTGTGGACGGTACGGGTGGAACAGCGCGGTTTAACTATCCTTTAGGTGTGGCGGTGGATGGGAATGGAACCGTTTATGTCGCAGATCGTGGAAACCAAACTGTTCGGAAGATCAACCCGGCAGGAGCCGTCACCACCCTGGCAGGAAGTCCTGGAGGTACTGACAGTTGTAGCGGCAGTGCAAACGGCACGGGGAGCGCGGCGCGTTTTTACGGTCCTAGCGGTGTGACGGTAAATACTTATGGATATATCTATGTCGCGGATAGATTTAATCATACGATTCGCAAAATTTCCCCAAGCGGGTCGGTAACAACCTTGGCTGGACTGGCAGGTACCAGCGGCGCTACGGATGACTCAGGGAGTTTGGCACGGTTTTATAATCCTCGTGGAGTAGCCGTAGATGGAAGCACAAATGTTTATGTTGGCGATTCCTACAACAACAAGATTCGGAAAATAACGTTAGCAGGAGTAGTGACAACAATGGCTGGGTACACAAGCAGCGGCAGCGTGGACGGCACAGGAACCAGTGCACGGTTTCGTTTCCCAATAGGAGTAGCGGCATCTTATTATGGAACTATCTATGTGGCGGACGAATTGAACGACACGATTCGAAAGATCACCACAGCAAAAGTCGTAACGACTTTGGCAGGAACCGCAGCTAGCAGTGGAAGTGTAAACGGGACGGGCAGTGCGGCACGGTTTTCCAATCCTAATGGTGTAGCAGTGGATGGAAGTGGAAATGTCTATGTCGCGGATAGTAGCAATCACACGATTCGCAAGATCAACTCGTCGGGAGTTACGACGACCATCGCGGGAACTGCGGGAAGCCCCGGGAATGCGGACGACACGGGTAGTGCAGCGCGGTTTTATTACCCTGCCAGTGTGGCGGTGGATGGGAGTGGAAATGTCTATGTCGCGGATACCAGTAATCATACGATCCGCAAGGTCAGCCCTTCGGGAGAAGTGATTACCCTGGCGGGGAGTGCGGGCAGTTTTGGGTGCGCGGATGGTTCTGGCAGCGCAGCACAGTTTTACTCTCCTTGCGGCGTGGCGGTGGATGGGAGTGGAAGTGTCTATGTCGCGGATAGTGGCAATCACACGATCAGGAAAGGGGTTCCAGCATGTCAGGATAAACCGACCATTGATCTTGAAATGGGACTGGTGGGAGTACCACGCCAACTGGATACCGCACCGCAGACCGCAAATACATGGGAATGGAGCCTGATCCGATGCCCAGCCGGTTTAACGAATTCTTTATCGTCAAGTACCACTCGGAATCCCACTTTTGTGCCGAATGTTGCCGATCAATATATATTCCGCCTTCGAGCCACCAACAGCCTCGGTCAAATCAGCATCCGTACCTTGAGTTTCACGGCTACCAATGGCACGGCACCAGCGGTGCTCACCCCACCTCAAAGCGCGCTCTGTCAGATGGGCGGCAGCGCTTCGTTTACGGTGTCGGTCTCCGGCACCGCTCCGTTATTTTATCAATGGTTTAAGAGTGGTTCTGCTATCTTGAACGCGACCAATTCCGACTTCAACCTCCCGTCATTGACCTTGTCTGATACGGGCCGTTATTACGTCGTCCTCTCCAATGCTTTCGGCACCACGACCAGTGCGGTGGCGGTACTGGCCCAATCCCTGCAAGTCGCCCAACAAGGCAGTGGCATCGTCACTTACTCACCAATCAACTACAACGTGAACGACACGCTTACCCTGACGGCTGCTCCGGCCCGGTATTATAATTTCGCGCGTTGGTCGGATGGGGTAACTACCAACCCGCGCAACATCACGCTGGACGCTGTCAATCAATACACCGCCATCTTCACCAATACCGCGCCGTTGCAGACCGTTTTGGTGGGCGGGCAATCCATGGAACTGCCGGTCGGCACTCCGCTCATTTACGTGGCCGGACAGGTGGCGAATGGCCAGACCAATGTATTCCATCTGACCACGCCGGTGTCGGTGGTGTTGACGTCCAGTTGGAACGGGCCGATTCATTACACCTTGAATGGCGCAACGCCGGATTTCAACGCGACGCGTTATGTGCAAGGAACGGCGCTGTCGGTGACGCTGCCGGCAGTGATCAAGGCGATTGCCTACGTGAATGACCTGTACCTGGCGGATACGCTGTATGGCAACTACTCCGAAGTGGTCGCCACACGATTGGATTATGTGGCGCAATACGGCTTAGCGGTCGCCTCGCCGGGTGGTGGCGGAGTGAGTGTGAATCCGGCGGCGAGCCTCTATGACATCAATACGGTCGTCACCCTGACAGCCACCAATCTGCCGGGCTGGACCTTCCTCGGTTGGACGGGCAGCACCAATGGCGCGGCCGCCGTTGGTAACACGTTGACAGTCACGATGAATGGCAACAAGGGTATCCAGGCGTTGTTTGGCGCTCCGGTGAATACGAGTGTGGTTCCTGCGGGTTCAACCATCGAGCGTGTGCCCGATCTGGCACTCTACCCCTACGGCTCGGTGGTCCGGTTGACCGCGTTTCCGATGACCGACCGGTACCTGGCTGGTTGGAGCGGATCAGCCTCGGGAGCCATTAGCCCGGTAGAGTTGGTGGTAACGAATGCGAACCTTTCGGTAACCGGAACCTTTGGCGCGCTGGCTGGGCAGTTCACCCTGGTGGCGCGGTCTACCGGCTCGGGCTTGGTGACGTACAGCCCAGCGACCAACCGGTTCGCACCAAACACCGCCGTAACTATTACGGCGATTCCCAAACCCGGCTACGACCTGAACGGTTGGAGCGGTGATACCAATGGCGCAACTCGCTCCGGGAATGCGTTGTCCTTGATGATGGACGCGAGCAAGACCATCACTGCGATTTTCATGCCGGGTGCGTCCCCGCAAATCATCGGGCAGCCCAGCAACCAGGTTGCAGCGGTGGGCGCGACAGTTTCGCTGGTGGTGACGGCTACCGGCACAGCTCCATTGGATTACCAGTGGTTCAAGGGTGGAGTGGCGCTCATGAATTCGACAAATCCCACCTTGACCATGCCAATGGTTTCCACCAATGGCACGGGCGATTATCGCGTGGTGGTGCATAACGTGCTTGGAAGCGTCACCAGTGCGGTGGCGGTGGTGACCGTGGTGATGTTGCCCCCGACCATTATCACTGCTCCGGTCAGCCAGACCGCCGCGCTTGGCGGGGCCGCAAATTTTGCCGTCACTGCTTCGGGTACCGCACCGATGACGTACCAATGGTACTGGAATGGTGCGCTGTTGCCGGGAGCCACGAATAGTTTTTTCACGCTTATGGATGCGCAACGGAATAATGAAGGGAGTTACTTTGTGGTTATCAGCAATGCCGTGGGTTCCATCACCAGCACGGTCGCGACCCTCACCGTCGTGGATCTCGCCAATATCAAGCAGGACCCGCAAGGATTTACCGCCAAGGCGGGAGTGGTGACCAACCTGAGTGTCCGCGCCAGCGGCAGTACGCCCTTGTATTATCAGTGGTACAAGGATGACTCATTAGTGGCCGGAGCCAATGGCTCCACCTTTGCGTTTCCCAACCTGCAATGGCCGCAGGCGGGGAATTATTGTGTGGTGGTGACCAATGCGTATGGGGCCGCCACCAGTGCGGTGGCTGTCGTAACAGTCCTCAGCCCACCATTTATCACCAGCCAACCGCAAAACCAATCCGCTCTGCTGAATGGCAATGCCAGTTTGTCTGTGACGGCTGAGGGCACTTCCCCATTGAGTTATCAGTGGTTCAAGGGTAGTTCCCCGATCCTTAACGCCAATGACAATGTACTGGCACTGGCGAATGTGCAACGCGCCGATGGGACGGGATATTCTGTGATCATCACCAATCAATACGGCAGCATTACCAGCAGCGTGGCCACGCTGACGGTGCTGGAAGGGCCATCTATTGTACAATCGCCACTGAGTTTCACCGGGTTGGTGGCTAGTGTTGGCAGTTTGACGGTGTCGGCCAAGGGTGCGCCGCCACTTTTCTATCAATGGTACAAGAACGGTGCTTTAATCCCAAACGCCACCGCTGCCGCCTATAGTTTCTCGTCCCTATCCCTCGCTGAGGCCGGGAACTATTACGTCGTCGTCAGCAACGCCTACGCCAAAGCCACCAGCGTCGTGGCTACCGTGACTGTGCTCTCGCCACCTTATGTAATCAACCAGCCCCAGAACGTGACCGCTCCTGTGGGTGGCAGCGCCAACTTCTCCGTGACTGCTGGTGGCACGGATCCTTTGTCATACCAGTGGTACAAATCAGTGAATAATGTCCAATGGACCATGCTCGCTGGTGCAACCAATTTGCAATTGGCAATTTACAATTTGCAATTGGCCGATGCTGGTTCCTTTGCCGTAGTCGTCGCCAACTCTTTTGGCTCCATCACCAGCGCGGTGGCGACGATCTTCGTCTCCGAGGGCTTGGCCAATGGCCGGTTTACCAATAGCGCCAACATCGCCATCACCGATAATGCGCCCGCCAATCCCTATCCGGCCACCCTCACCGTCAACGGCCTGGCTAGCAAAATTCAGCGGGTAAAAGTGACGCTGCGCAAGTTCACACACACGTACATGTCGGACGTGCGGGTGTTGTTGGTATCGCCCGCCGGGCAAAAGGTGCTTTTGATGTCGGCGGCCGGCAATGGCGGGGTAAGCCAAGTCAATTTGACCTTCGATGACTTGGCCACTGGCCCAGTGCCCGACGTGCCCACGTCCGGCATCTATAAACCCACAGCAACCACCACAGGTTCATTAACCGCCCCGGCACCCGCCGCCCCCTACGCGCCCACGCTCGCGGCTTTGAAAGGACAGGACCCCAACGGCACGTGGTCGCTCTATGTGTTGGATAGTTCCGCCGGCGATGGTGGGTACATCACCGAGGGATGGAGCCTGGATATTGAGACCGCCACCCCGCCCTTCATCACCAGCCATCCGCCATCGCAGACCGCTAATACCGGCGGCAGCGCCACGTTTACGGTGGGTGTCACCGGCGCGCAACCGCTGTTCTACCAATGGCGGTTTAATGGCAGCACGTTATCGGGTGCCACCAATGCCACGTTGCCCATGGCTAACCTTCAGGGTGCCCAAGCGGGGAACTACACGGTGGTAGTGACGAATGCCTCGGGGAGCGCGACCAGCCTGGTGGCGACCTTGACGGTGCTCACCACCGATCCACCCTACATCACCAGCCAACCGCAGGATTTAACCATGATGGTCGGGGACACCGCCACGTTTACAGTGCAGGCCGGCGGCACGGCCCCACTCAATTATCAATGGTTTAAGGGTGGCGCGGCCATCTTGGCTGCGACCAATTTGCAATTTACAATTTTCAATTTGCAATTGTCCGATGCAGGCAACTACCAGGTGGTGATCAGCAACGCTTACGGTGTCGTCACCAGTGCGGTGGCCAAGGTGACGGTGTATCAGAACTTGGCGCCATTCATCCAAGCCCAGCCGCAAAGCCAGACCAACCTGGTGGGCAGCAGCGCAAACTTCACCGTGCAAGCCGGAGGCACGGCCCCACTCACGTATCAGTGGTTCAAAAGTGGCGCGGCCATCCTGGCCGCAACCAATTCCTCCTATTCTATCTTCAATCTCCTAGCTTCTGATTCTGGTTCTTATGTTGTTGTCATCGCCAACAGTTTTGGTTCCGTGACCAGTGCCGTGGCCGTGTTAGCGGTCCAGTCCGTGGTTACCCCGCCCAGCATCACCACCCAGCCGCAGAGCCGCACGAACGGGGTGGGCACCACCGCCAGTTTTACCGTCAGCGGGACCGGGTTGCCAACGCCCACGTATCAGTGGTATAAATCAGTAAACAGTAATCAGTTATCAGTCATCAGTTGGGCTACCAATTTGCAATTTACAATTTTCAATTTGCAATCAAGCGACGCTGGCAGCTATGCCGTCGTACTCCAGAACTCGGGTGGTTCCATCACCAGCGCGGTGGCGGTGCTGACTATCGCTGACCGGCCCGTCATCCTGACCCAACCGCAAAGCCAGACCAACGCGCCGGGCGGCACGGCGACGTTCCAAGTGACCGCCGTGGGACAGCCGGTTCCCACCTATCAATGGTATAAAAGTGGCGCGGCCATCTTGGCTGCGACCAATTCCTTCTATTCTATCTTCAATCTCCTAGCTTCTGACTCCGCCTCCTATTCGGTTGTCGCCGCCAACTTCATGGGATCGGTGACCAGTGTGGTGGCGCGGTTGGTGATCCAGGTACCGGATACGTTGACGATTGTGACGCAACCG belongs to Verrucomicrobiota bacterium and includes:
- a CDS encoding immunoglobulin domain-containing protein — translated: MNHTLLQLLALAVTGLALFPAATLQAQDYTFTTFAGPVETGPAAVDGTGSAARFNNPWGATVDRDGNIYIADESNHTIRKISTAGAVTTLAGSAGSSGSADGNGSAARFYHPSGVAVDGSGNIYVADTYNNTIRKVSPTGVVTTLAGRAGSSGSTDGAGDAARFCYPNGVTVDESGNVYVADTLNQTIRKINPMGTATTVAGSAGNGGSADGTGSTARFNSPSDLAVDGSGNLYVADRNNHTIRKINSSGEVTTLAGSPGVTGSLNGTGSTAQFNSPLGVTVDGGGNVYVADWNNHTIRKISPVGVVTTLAGNPGVIGTVDGTGGTARFNYPLGVAVDGNGTVYVADRGNQTVRKINPAGAVTTLAGSPGGTDSCSGSANGTGSAARFYGPSGVTVNTYGYIYVADRFNHTIRKISPSGSVTTLAGLAGTSGATDDSGSLARFYNPRGVAVDGSTNVYVGDSYNNKIRKITLAGVVTTMAGYTSSGSVDGTGTSARFRFPIGVAASYYGTIYVADELNDTIRKITTAKVVTTLAGTAASSGSVNGTGSAARFSNPNGVAVDGSGNVYVADSSNHTIRKINSSGVTTTIAGTAGSPGNADDTGSAARFYYPASVAVDGSGNVYVADTSNHTIRKVSPSGEVITLAGSAGSFGCADGSGSAAQFYSPCGVAVDGSGSVYVADSGNHTIRKGVPACQDKPTIDLEMGLVGVPRQLDTAPQTANTWEWSLIRCPAGLTNSLSSSTTRNPTFVPNVADQYIFRLRATNSLGQISIRTLSFTATNGTAPAVLTPPQSALCQMGGSASFTVSVSGTAPLFYQWFKSGSAILNATNSDFNLPSLTLSDTGRYYVVLSNAFGTTTSAVAVLAQSLQVAQQGSGIVTYSPINYNVNDTLTLTAAPARYYNFARWSDGVTTNPRNITLDAVNQYTAIFTNTAPLQTVLVGGQSMELPVGTPLIYVAGQVANGQTNVFHLTTPVSVVLTSSWNGPIHYTLNGATPDFNATRYVQGTALSVTLPAVIKAIAYVNDLYLADTLYGNYSEVVATRLDYVAQYGLAVASPGGGGVSVNPAASLYDINTVVTLTATNLPGWTFLGWTGSTNGAAAVGNTLTVTMNGNKGIQALFGAPVNTSVVPAGSTIERVPDLALYPYGSVVRLTAFPMTDRYLAGWSGSASGAISPVELVVTNANLSVTGTFGALAGQFTLVARSTGSGLVTYSPATNRFAPNTAVTITAIPKPGYDLNGWSGDTNGATRSGNALSLMMDASKTITAIFMPGASPQIIGQPSNQVAAVGATVSLVVTATGTAPLDYQWFKGGVALMNSTNPTLTMPMVSTNGTGDYRVVVHNVLGSVTSAVAVVTVVMLPPTIITAPVSQTAALGGAANFAVTASGTAPMTYQWYWNGALLPGATNSFFTLMDAQRNNEGSYFVVISNAVGSITSTVATLTVVDLANIKQDPQGFTAKAGVVTNLSVRASGSTPLYYQWYKDDSLVAGANGSTFAFPNLQWPQAGNYCVVVTNAYGAATSAVAVVTVLSPPFITSQPQNQSALLNGNASLSVTAEGTSPLSYQWFKGSSPILNANDNVLALANVQRADGTGYSVIITNQYGSITSSVATLTVLEGPSIVQSPLSFTGLVASVGSLTVSAKGAPPLFYQWYKNGALIPNATAAAYSFSSLSLAEAGNYYVVVSNAYAKATSVVATVTVLSPPYVINQPQNVTAPVGGSANFSVTAGGTDPLSYQWYKSVNNVQWTMLAGATNLQLAIYNLQLADAGSFAVVVANSFGSITSAVATIFVSEGLANGRFTNSANIAITDNAPANPYPATLTVNGLASKIQRVKVTLRKFTHTYMSDVRVLLVSPAGQKVLLMSAAGNGGVSQVNLTFDDLATGPVPDVPTSGIYKPTATTTGSLTAPAPAAPYAPTLAALKGQDPNGTWSLYVLDSSAGDGGYITEGWSLDIETATPPFITSHPPSQTANTGGSATFTVGVTGAQPLFYQWRFNGSTLSGATNATLPMANLQGAQAGNYTVVVTNASGSATSLVATLTVLTTDPPYITSQPQDLTMMVGDTATFTVQAGGTAPLNYQWFKGGAAILAATNLQFTIFNLQLSDAGNYQVVISNAYGVVTSAVAKVTVYQNLAPFIQAQPQSQTNLVGSSANFTVQAGGTAPLTYQWFKSGAAILAATNSSYSIFNLLASDSGSYVVVIANSFGSVTSAVAVLAVQSVVTPPSITTQPQSRTNGVGTTASFTVSGTGLPTPTYQWYKSVNSNQLSVISWATNLQFTIFNLQSSDAGSYAVVLQNSGGSITSAVAVLTIADRPVILTQPQSQTNAPGGTATFQVTAVGQPVPTYQWYKSGAAILAATNSFYSIFNLLASDSASYSVVAANFMGSVTSVVARLVIQVPDTLTIVTQP